The following proteins come from a genomic window of Nicotiana tomentosiformis chromosome 12, ASM39032v3, whole genome shotgun sequence:
- the LOC104118021 gene encoding mitogen-activated protein kinase kinase kinase 20, whose amino-acid sequence MAPESVFDNGYGPEADIWAFGCTVFEMVTGKTMWDCSEADNVVYILCKIGMGSPDLQNKRLSKEAEDFLKKCLVKEPRSRWSADMLLKHPFLSSDDNVVVREQTRKKKLNPFLFLRHLCW is encoded by the coding sequence ATGGCGCCAGAATCAGTTTTTGATAACGGGTACGGACCTGAAGCTGATATTTGGGCTTTCGGATGCACTGTCTTTGAGATGGTTACAGGGAAGACAATGTGGGATTGCAGTGAAGCTGACAACGTTGTTTATATTTTGTGCAAAATTGGAATGGGATCACCGGATTTACAGAACAAAAGATTGTCAAAAGAGGCTGAAGATTTTCTGAAAAAGTGTCTTGTTAAGGAGCCGAGATCGCGATGGAGTGCTGATATGCTATTAAAGCATCCATTTCTTTCATCCGATGATAATGTTGTTGTTCGTGAGCAGACAAGGAAAAAGAAACTCAACCCGTTTTTGTTTCTTCGACATCTGTGCTGGTGA